Proteins encoded together in one Microplitis mediator isolate UGA2020A chromosome 7, iyMicMedi2.1, whole genome shotgun sequence window:
- the LOC130672289 gene encoding eukaryotic peptide chain release factor subunit 1 isoform X1, whose protein sequence is MSNEETSADRNVEIWKIKKLIKSLEMARGNGTSMISLIIPPKDQISRVSKMLADEFGTASNIKSRVNRLSVLGAITSVQHRLKLYTKVPPNGLVIYCGTIVTEEGKEKKVNIDFEPFKPINTSLYLCDNKFHTEALTALLADDNKFGFIVMDGNGALFGTLQGNTREVLHKFTVDLPKKHGRGGQSALRFARLRMEKRHNYVRKVAEVATQLYITNDKPNIAGLILAGSADFKTELSQSDMFDPRLQAKVIKLVDVSYGGENGFNQAIELAAESLQNVKFIQEKKLIGRYFDEISQDTGKYCFGVEDTLRALELGSVETLICWENLDIQRYVLKNHTNGEEKVLHLTPEQEKDKTHFTDKESGVELELVECQPLLEWLANNYKSFGATLEIITDKSQEGSQFVRGFGGIGGILRYKVDFQSMQLEEIEFDNFDLDDY, encoded by the exons ATGTCCAACGAAGAAACTTCCGCTGATAGGAATGTCGAGATCTGGAAGATCAAGAAGCTCATCAAGAGTCTCGAGATGGCCAGagg GAATGGTACGAGCATGATATCGCTGATTATTCCGCCGAAGGATCAAATCTCCCGGGTCAGTAAAATGTTGGCTGATGAATTTGGTACCGCGTCTAATATTAAGTCACGTGTAAATAGGTTATCAGTACTTGGTGCAATAACATCTGTACAAcatcgacttaaattatatacCAAAG TACCTCCCAATGGCCTGGTTATATATTGCGGGACTATCGTCACCGAAGAAGGAAAAGAAAAGAAGGTCAACATTGACTTTGAACCTTTCAAACCTATAAATACTTCCCTATATTTATGTGACAACaag TTCCACACAGAAGCATTGACGGCGTTGCTGGCAGACGACAATAAGTTTGGTTTCATTGTAATGGATGGTAACGGTGCCCTGTTTGGAACACTACAGGGAAACACGCGCGAAGTCCTTCATAAATTCACTGTCGACTTACCAAAAAAACacg gtaGAGGAGGTCAATCTGCGTTACGTTTCGCCCGATTGCGTATGGAGAAACGGCACAATTACGTGCGAAAAGTTGCCGAAGTTGCGACGCAATTGTACATTACTAATGACAAACCCAATATTGCTGGACTTATCCTCGCTGGTAGCGCTGACTTCAAGACAGAGCTCAGTCAGTCCGATATGTTTGATCCC AGATTGCAAGCTAAAGTAATAAAACTGGTGGACGTTTCTTACGGTGGTGAGAACGGTTTCAACCAAGCAATCGAACTGGCAGCGGAGTCACTTCAGAACGTAAAGTTCATCcaggaaaaaaagttaatcggCCGTTACTTTGATGAAATATCACAGGACACAGGTAAATATTGCTTCGGAGTTGAAGATACGCTTCGCGCTCTAGAGCTCGGCAGCGTCGAGACTCTGATCTGCTGGGAAAATCTTGACATCCAGCGGTACGTTTTGAAGAACCATACGAATGGCGAAGAAAAGGTGCTACATCTCACTCCAGAACAGGAAAAAGACAAAACTCACTTTACCGACAAAGAA agTGGGGTAGAGTTAGAATTAGTCGAGTGTCAGCCGCTGCTTGAGTGGTTAGCGaataattacaaaagtttTGGTGCCACCTTAGAAATAATTACCGACAAATCCCAAGAAGGCTCGCAATTCGTCAGAGGTTTCGGTGGAATCggag gTATTTTGCGATACAAAGTCGATTTTCAAAGTATGCAGCTTGAAGAAATTGAGTTCGATAATTTTGATTTGGATGATTActaa
- the LOC130672289 gene encoding eukaryotic peptide chain release factor subunit 1 isoform X2 → MSNEETSADRNVEIWKIKKLIKSLEMARGNGTSMISLIIPPKDQISRVSKMLADEFGTASNIKSRVNRLSVLGAITSVQHRLKLYTKVPPNGLVIYCGTIVTEEGKEKKVNIDFEPFKPINTSLYLCDNKFHTEALTALLADDNKFGFIVMDGNGALFGTLQGNTREVLHKFTVDLPKKHGRGGQSALRFARLRMEKRHNYVRKVAEVATQLYITNDKPNIAGLILAGSADFKTELSQSDMFDPRLQAKVIKLVDVSYGGENGFNQAIELAAESLQNVKFIQEKKLIGRYFDEISQDTGKYCFGVEDTLRALELGSVETLICWENLDIQRYVLKNHTNGEEKVLHLTPEQEKDKTHFTDKESGVELELVECQPLLEWLANNYKSFGATLEIITDKSQEGSQFVRGFGGIGGILRYKVDFQSLQADEPLDDVDLDDY, encoded by the exons ATGTCCAACGAAGAAACTTCCGCTGATAGGAATGTCGAGATCTGGAAGATCAAGAAGCTCATCAAGAGTCTCGAGATGGCCAGagg GAATGGTACGAGCATGATATCGCTGATTATTCCGCCGAAGGATCAAATCTCCCGGGTCAGTAAAATGTTGGCTGATGAATTTGGTACCGCGTCTAATATTAAGTCACGTGTAAATAGGTTATCAGTACTTGGTGCAATAACATCTGTACAAcatcgacttaaattatatacCAAAG TACCTCCCAATGGCCTGGTTATATATTGCGGGACTATCGTCACCGAAGAAGGAAAAGAAAAGAAGGTCAACATTGACTTTGAACCTTTCAAACCTATAAATACTTCCCTATATTTATGTGACAACaag TTCCACACAGAAGCATTGACGGCGTTGCTGGCAGACGACAATAAGTTTGGTTTCATTGTAATGGATGGTAACGGTGCCCTGTTTGGAACACTACAGGGAAACACGCGCGAAGTCCTTCATAAATTCACTGTCGACTTACCAAAAAAACacg gtaGAGGAGGTCAATCTGCGTTACGTTTCGCCCGATTGCGTATGGAGAAACGGCACAATTACGTGCGAAAAGTTGCCGAAGTTGCGACGCAATTGTACATTACTAATGACAAACCCAATATTGCTGGACTTATCCTCGCTGGTAGCGCTGACTTCAAGACAGAGCTCAGTCAGTCCGATATGTTTGATCCC AGATTGCAAGCTAAAGTAATAAAACTGGTGGACGTTTCTTACGGTGGTGAGAACGGTTTCAACCAAGCAATCGAACTGGCAGCGGAGTCACTTCAGAACGTAAAGTTCATCcaggaaaaaaagttaatcggCCGTTACTTTGATGAAATATCACAGGACACAGGTAAATATTGCTTCGGAGTTGAAGATACGCTTCGCGCTCTAGAGCTCGGCAGCGTCGAGACTCTGATCTGCTGGGAAAATCTTGACATCCAGCGGTACGTTTTGAAGAACCATACGAATGGCGAAGAAAAGGTGCTACATCTCACTCCAGAACAGGAAAAAGACAAAACTCACTTTACCGACAAAGAA agTGGGGTAGAGTTAGAATTAGTCGAGTGTCAGCCGCTGCTTGAGTGGTTAGCGaataattacaaaagtttTGGTGCCACCTTAGAAATAATTACCGACAAATCCCAAGAAGGCTCGCAATTCGTCAGAGGTTTCGGTGGAATCggag GAATCCTACGCTACAAAGTCGATTTCCAGTCACTGCAGGCCGATGAGCCTCTCGATGATGTTGACCTCGATGATTACTAA
- the LOC130672290 gene encoding uncharacterized protein LOC130672290 isoform X1 codes for MTKLTAMTKCSVSSCREKGTFTFPKDKKRRLLWERAIDKNFKSSSSSRLCSIHFKDEDVIKNRESYYTGLISTRRFLRPGAVPTRHLNQPSNRAREARKFLFDLESSDEESSPPVENLPDADPPKVGDDPENRIKNNLVAKVSFEKEIESVQEYSVPVDDHHPGSLNLK; via the exons atgacaaaACTTACGGCCATGACCAAGTGCTCAGTGTCCTCATGCAGAGAAAAAGGAACTTTCACTTTTCCAAAGGATAAAAAACGACGTTTGCTATGGGAGCGAGCTATTGATAAAAACTTCAAGTCTTCAAGTTCATCGAGGTTATGTTCCATTCATTTTAAAGACGAGGATGTCATCAAGAATCGAGAAAGTTATTATACtg gACTCATCAGCACAAGGAGATTTTTAAGACCTGGCGCCGTGCCCACACGGCATTTGAACCAGCCTTCAAACCGGGCAAGAGAAGctcggaaatttttatttgatctgGAATCTTCTGATGAAGAATCGTCACCTCCAGTGGAAAATTTACCAGACGCAGATCCACCAAAGGTTGGAGATGATCCggaaaatagaataaaaaataatttagttgcgAAAGTATCTTTTGAAAAGGAAATAGAATCAGTGCAAGAATACTCAGTACCTGTTGATGACCATCATCCTggttcattaaatttaaaatga
- the LOC130672288 gene encoding protoporphyrinogen oxidase: protein MTAILGGGIAGLSAAFYALENPRLGALTLYEASDRLGGWIRSKRSPTGAMFEKGPRTMRSTGIGGKNTLRIIEELNLTDRVISIGPNHPAAKKRLIYADKSLHVLPNSFMDLLKIRAPLKRPLILSLWNELKAPRVEKDDEDLYSFVERRLGKDVAEYLISPMVCGIAAGDAKKLSVNFLMRSMFEAEQKHGSILKGTLKTNRMQGDIEKKRLEDMKNTTLGRTTKGPSKLALRAEKEKWAVWTLEGGLEQFPIAMAEHVGGKVDVQFKKCSNLTFAPGKVDVEVDGKVQKFDKVISSLPAKNLAPMVRQQHPELADELEAIPSVTVAVINFEFEENILPCEAFGFLVPPNQNLPLLGVIFDSCVYPQKSTVVTAMMGGAWFDHHFGSNPTEDNLLSIALEQLRITLNVKVNPVNVDVEILKDCIPQQIVGHDARMKRIREYITDHGMALAICGSSYQGVGVNDVILSSKNAIDDMLLRDINA, encoded by the exons ATGACCGCGATTCTGGGTGGAGGCATAGCCGGTCTGTCGGCGGCATTTTACGCCCTGGAGAACCCACGTCTGGGTGCTTTGACTCTCTACGAAGCATCTGACCGTCTTGGAGGATGGATACGCAGCAAGAGATCACCTACAGGAGCGATGTTTGAAAAGGGTCCTCGTACCATGCGATCTACTGGTATCGGTGGCAAAAATACTCTTCGTATTATTGAGGAGCTAAATTTAACTGACCGGGTGATCAGCATCGGGCCGAATCATCCGGCAGCTAAAAAACGGCTCATTTATGCTGACAAAAGCTTACACGTTTTGCCAAACTCATTCatggatttattaaaaatacgcGCGCCGTTAAAACGTCCGCTTATCCTGTCGCTCTGGAACGAGTTGAAGGCTCCGAGGGTCGAGAAAGACGACGAGGATTTGTACAGTTTCGTTGAAAGAAGGCTGGGTAAGGATGTCGCGGAGTACTTGATCAGTCCGATGGTTTGCGGGATAGCTGCTGGGGATGCTAAAAAATTGAGCGTTAATTTCCTGATGCGGTCGATGTTCGAAGCTGAGCAGAAGCATGGCTCCATTCTCAAGGGAACGCTGAAGACCAACAGAATGCAGGGAGATATTGAAAAGAAAAGGCTGGAGGATATGAAGAATACGACCTTGGGACGGACCACAAAAGGCCCTTCGAAGTTGGCCCTAAGGGCGGAAAAGGAAAAATGGGCAGTATGGACACTAGAAGGCGGACTCGAGCAATTTCCCATCGCGATGGCGGAGCACGTGGGGGGTAAAGTTGATGTGCAGTTTAAAAAGTGCAGCAACTTGACTTTCGCCCCAGGGAAAGTTGACGTTGAGGTCGATGGCAaggttcaaaaatttgataaagtAATTTCTAGTCTTCCGGCTAAAAATCTTGCGCCGATGGTCAGACAACAGCATCCGGAATTGGCTGATGAGTTGGAGGCAATACCTAGTGTTACAGTCgctgttattaattttgagtTTGAGGAAAACATTTTGCCGTGCGAAGCTTTTGGTTTCTTGGTCCCGCCAAATCAGAACTTGCCATTGCTCGGGGTTATTTTTGATTCGTGTGTTTACCCACAAAAATCAacg gtaGTAACAGCAATGATGGGCGGTGCCTGGTTTGATCATCATTTCGGTAGCAATCCAACGGAGGACAATTTACTGTCGATTGCGTTGGAACAATTGCGTATCACATTAAATGTCAAAGTTAATCCGGTAAATGTTGACGTTGAAATCTTGAAGGATTGTATTCCCCAGCAGATTGTTGGTCACGACGCACGTATGAAACGGATACGTGAGTACATAACTGACCATGGAATGGCTCTAGCGATTTGTGGTTCTTCTTATCAAGGCGTTGGAGTTAACGACGTTATTCTGTCATCGAAAAACGCCATTGATGATATGTTATT ACGTGATATAAATGCATGA
- the LOC130672290 gene encoding transcription initiation factor TFIID subunit 13 isoform X3 has translation MANEEGFEQFEDEETDVPIGSLPSGRKRLFSKELRCMMYGFGDDQNPYTESVDLLEDLVIEYITEMTHRAMEIGRTGRVQVEDIVFLVRKDPRKYARVKDLLTMNEELKKARKAFDEVKYAE, from the exons atggcCAATGAAGAAGGTTTTGaacaa tTTGAAGATGAGGAAACTGATGTACCAATTGGATCATTACCTAGTGGACGTAAACGTTTGTTCTCAAAGGAATTGCGTTGCATGATGTACGGATTCGGCGACGACCAAAATCCCTACACCGAGAGCGTCGATTTATTAGAAGATTTAGTAATCGAATATATCACAGAAATGACTCACCGTGCGATGGAAATAGGACGTACTGGACGTGTCCAGGTCGAGGACATTGTCTTTTTag tGAGAAAAGATCCACGTAAATACGCGCGTGTAAAAGATCTTTTGACAATGAACGAAGAATTAAAGAAAGCGCGAAAAGCTTTTGATGAAGTTAAATACGCAG AATAA
- the LOC130672290 gene encoding transcription initiation factor TFIID subunit 13 isoform X2 has protein sequence MANEEGFEQFEDEETDVPIGSLPSGRKRLFSKELRCMMYGFGDDQNPYTESVDLLEDLVIEYITEMTHRAMEIGRTGRVQVEDIVFLVRKDPRKYARVKDLLTMNEELKKARKAFDEVKYAGTVNQ, from the exons atggcCAATGAAGAAGGTTTTGaacaa tTTGAAGATGAGGAAACTGATGTACCAATTGGATCATTACCTAGTGGACGTAAACGTTTGTTCTCAAAGGAATTGCGTTGCATGATGTACGGATTCGGCGACGACCAAAATCCCTACACCGAGAGCGTCGATTTATTAGAAGATTTAGTAATCGAATATATCACAGAAATGACTCACCGTGCGATGGAAATAGGACGTACTGGACGTGTCCAGGTCGAGGACATTGTCTTTTTag tGAGAAAAGATCCACGTAAATACGCGCGTGTAAAAGATCTTTTGACAATGAACGAAGAATTAAAGAAAGCGCGAAAAGCTTTTGATGAAGTTAAATACGCAGGTACcgttaatcaataa